Part of the Hyphomicrobium album genome is shown below.
GACATCAAGGAGCTGAAGCGGCTGGTCCGCGACCGGGTTGCCCCCGACCGCTCCCTGGGACACGTCGATCGCAGCTAGCGCGCACGCCTTCTAGCGCGCTACGGGCGCCGGCCTGCGGAGGATGGCGACGGCGGCGAGCGCGAGCCCCAGGATGACGACGCCGAGACCGATGATCGCCAGGTCGTCGCCCGGCCAGACGAGCCCCAAGCCCTCTCCGATCCAGAAGACGCCGAACGCCAAGAGCATCACGCCCACCGCGAACTTCAGCGTGTTCTCAGGTACGCGCGCCAACGGCCGGTGCACGACATAGCCCGCGCCCACGACCAGCAGCGTCGCCGCAATGGCGCCGGCGCTCACCGGCACGAGCAGCTCTGGCCGCGTGCTCAGCGCCAGCACGATGAACACGACCTCGACGCCCTCCAGCAACACCGCCTTGAAGCTCGCCACCGCCGCGAGCCATTGCAGGCGCGTTTGCCGCCGCCGGTCCTCGTCGCGCAGCTGCGCGGTCTCGGCGGCGAACGCCTCGTCCTCGTCGTGCAACGGCTTGCGCCCCGCCGCGCGCAGTACCGCCTTGCGCAGCCAGTTGCCGCCGAAGAGGACGAGCAGGATGCCGATGGTGAGTTGCAGGAGATGTTCGGGGAGGAGCTTGAGCAGCGGCCCGAGTGTCGCCACCAGTGCGACGAGCACCACGAGCGCCGCCACCGCGCCGCCGATCGCCGGGCGCCAGCCGCGCACGATGCCGATGGCGAGGATGATCGTCAGCGCCTCGACCGCCTCGACCAGCGTGGCGAGGAAGGCAGCCGCAACCGCCGGCAGCACGTTCACAAGACCGTCCATTGTTTCTGCGATCCCGGCTCTTGAGCCC
Proteins encoded:
- a CDS encoding COG4280 domain-containing protein, which gives rise to MDGLVNVLPAVAAAFLATLVEAVEALTIILAIGIVRGWRPAIGGAVAALVVLVALVATLGPLLKLLPEHLLQLTIGILLVLFGGNWLRKAVLRAAGRKPLHDEDEAFAAETAQLRDEDRRRQTRLQWLAAVASFKAVLLEGVEVVFIVLALSTRPELLVPVSAGAIAATLLVVGAGYVVHRPLARVPENTLKFAVGVMLLAFGVFWIGEGLGLVWPGDDLAIIGLGVVILGLALAAVAILRRPAPVAR